From the Priestia koreensis genome, one window contains:
- a CDS encoding proline dehydrogenase family protein, giving the protein MINEEIRFSKNLKLIARDQDLKAYIQNSKELSQIFSKGARRFVAGEKRTEGLNRFMHLSNKGYEVSIEFIGENTSSEEECIHAKNEFKELIQDLGNNNLKATVSFDLSHIGMIISEEFAFANLEELAKEARKYDIQLMISMEESQKTDQILSLHKRILKSFSNVGITLQVHLKRSFTDLEHLLKTSSKIRLVKGAYQEPEDIYIPRSEELKKRYIEFVSTCIEHNQPLSIATHDEDILMELQAKGYLANSNVEVEMLDGVRPDLLGSLKENNIKTKVYITYGSEWYLYVVHRIAEYPPNIYTFISDIIEQKQ; this is encoded by the coding sequence ATGATTAATGAAGAAATTCGTTTTTCGAAAAATTTAAAACTCATCGCTAGAGATCAAGACTTAAAAGCTTATATCCAAAATTCAAAAGAACTTTCTCAAATTTTCAGTAAGGGCGCTAGACGATTTGTGGCGGGTGAAAAGCGAACTGAAGGACTTAATCGCTTTATGCATTTATCAAACAAAGGATATGAGGTTTCTATAGAGTTTATAGGTGAAAATACATCTTCTGAAGAAGAATGCATTCATGCTAAAAATGAATTTAAAGAGTTAATTCAAGATCTTGGTAATAACAACTTGAAGGCTACAGTATCATTTGATCTTTCTCATATAGGAATGATAATTTCTGAGGAATTCGCATTTGCTAATTTAGAAGAGTTAGCAAAAGAAGCACGTAAATATGATATTCAATTAATGATAAGTATGGAAGAATCACAAAAAACGGATCAAATATTGTCACTACATAAAAGGATACTGAAATCATTCTCAAATGTGGGGATAACATTACAAGTTCATTTGAAACGTTCTTTTACTGATCTTGAACATTTGTTAAAAACGTCTAGTAAAATACGCTTAGTGAAAGGCGCTTATCAAGAGCCCGAAGATATTTATATTCCAAGATCAGAAGAGTTAAAGAAACGATATATTGAATTTGTATCTACATGTATCGAGCACAATCAGCCATTATCTATTGCTACTCATGATGAAGATATCTTAATGGAACTACAAGCAAAAGGGTATCTTGCCAACTCAAATGTAGAAGTAGAGATGTTAGACGGAGTGCGCCCTGACTTGTTAGGTTCTTTAAAGGAAAATAATATAAAGACAAAAGTTTATATTACCTACGGCAGTGAGTGGTATTTATACGTAGTTCACCGTATTGCTGAATATCCACCTAATATCTATACCTTTATTTCAGATATAATTGAGCAAAAACAATAA
- a CDS encoding helix-turn-helix domain-containing protein, whose translation MKAIKEIHQFDPIFPFVYLHEEKGNPEERVQFYHFHDWYELVFVHEGNGKFFIDHDFFSMEQHDLYLIPGNVIHKVLAEKKTPYKCSVILFHPMLIYSHEIGDHFSYLDSFKALSNSGGFQLKLSQEQMEIFKKLLGEMQEEYQSNDIGSRSALLLLLHQILLKINRTFSTSKYTPEVVYTKREKWMRDVLHYIDLHYTEEHISLSFLAQQALVSPEHFSRTFKKITGFTLPAYLEWKRLVHAKEMLLKTDHHISFISDACGYKSLPHFHKRFKQRFGLTPGEFRKNV comes from the coding sequence ATGAAAGCCATAAAAGAAATTCATCAATTTGACCCTATTTTTCCGTTTGTCTATTTACATGAAGAAAAAGGAAATCCGGAAGAAAGAGTGCAGTTTTATCATTTTCATGACTGGTATGAGCTTGTGTTTGTTCACGAAGGAAATGGGAAGTTCTTCATTGACCATGATTTCTTCTCGATGGAACAGCACGACTTATATCTGATTCCTGGAAACGTTATTCATAAAGTGCTTGCTGAGAAGAAGACACCTTATAAATGCTCTGTCATCTTGTTTCATCCCATGCTTATTTACAGCCATGAAATTGGGGATCACTTTTCATATCTGGATTCATTTAAAGCACTATCCAATAGTGGTGGGTTTCAGCTGAAACTTTCACAAGAACAGATGGAGATTTTTAAGAAGTTATTGGGTGAGATGCAAGAGGAATATCAATCAAATGATATAGGTAGTCGGAGCGCTCTCTTACTCCTTCTTCATCAGATTCTTCTCAAGATTAATCGAACGTTTTCGACTTCTAAATACACCCCAGAAGTGGTTTACACAAAAAGAGAAAAATGGATGAGAGACGTTTTACATTACATTGATCTGCATTACACAGAGGAGCACATCTCGTTATCTTTTTTAGCCCAACAAGCCTTAGTAAGTCCGGAGCATTTCAGTAGAACGTTTAAAAAGATCACGGGCTTTACCCTACCCGCTTACTTAGAGTGGAAACGATTAGTTCATGCGAAGGAAATGCTGTTGAAAACGGATCATCACATCTCCTTCATCTCAGATGCTTGTGGCTATAAAAGCTTGCCCCATTTTCATAAAAGATTTAAGCAACGATTTGGTTTAACTCCTGGTGAATTTCGAAAGAACGTATAG
- a CDS encoding phytanoyl-CoA dioxygenase family protein, producing the protein MSTENHSVIPHLQSEYKVTDEQIRAFQEDGHICLRDVASTEEIRTYREVISKSVEEHSKKLAPLEERDTYGKAFVQVMNVWEHSEDVKKFVLAKRFAKVAAELLGVDGVRIYHDQALYKEPGGGHTPWHQDQTYWPIDTDKTITMWMPLADVTEEMGSMSFATGSHKKGYISKLGISDESHQTLGDYITANQFPEVTYGAMNAGDATFHYGWTLHSAPGNPSSQTREIMTIIYLADETRVAETDNEARKNDLKQWMPGLKTGDLVDSPLNPLVYHKNKQ; encoded by the coding sequence ATGTCAACAGAAAACCATTCCGTTATCCCTCATTTGCAAAGCGAATATAAGGTAACAGATGAACAGATAAGAGCGTTTCAAGAGGATGGACATATTTGTTTACGAGATGTCGCTTCAACCGAAGAGATTCGTACGTACAGAGAGGTTATTTCTAAATCCGTTGAGGAGCATTCGAAAAAATTAGCACCGTTAGAAGAACGCGATACCTATGGCAAAGCATTTGTTCAAGTAATGAACGTTTGGGAACACTCAGAGGATGTAAAAAAATTCGTCTTAGCAAAACGATTTGCTAAGGTAGCGGCAGAATTATTAGGCGTAGACGGAGTACGGATTTATCACGATCAGGCTTTATATAAAGAACCAGGTGGTGGTCACACACCATGGCACCAGGATCAAACATATTGGCCAATTGATACAGATAAAACGATTACAATGTGGATGCCGCTTGCTGACGTGACGGAGGAAATGGGATCCATGAGCTTTGCGACAGGATCTCATAAAAAGGGCTATATTAGCAAACTAGGAATCTCAGATGAATCGCATCAAACGTTAGGCGATTACATCACTGCAAATCAATTCCCTGAGGTAACGTATGGCGCAATGAATGCTGGAGATGCAACGTTTCATTATGGCTGGACGCTGCATAGCGCTCCAGGAAACCCATCCTCACAAACGCGTGAAATTATGACGATTATTTATCTTGCTGATGAAACGAGAGTGGCAGAAACGGACAACGAAGCACGTAAAAACGATTTAAAGCAGTGGATGCCTGGATTAAAAACGGGAGACCTCGTTGACAGTCCTTTAAATCCACTTGTTTACCATAAAAACAAACAATAA
- a CDS encoding sugar phosphate isomerase/epimerase family protein: MNMISIKSLWGMEGTLEENFKRIYESGYSGVECPLPHKEHESLFKELLQQYGFHYIAQIFADDLPTFENEMFKATSYHPLLINSQSAKDDMNELEQIAFFKGALQIETDIEIPVAHETHRGRAMYSPWTTERLLKEFDHLKITADFSHWVCVCESLLENQSDRLDLAISRTIHIHTRVGHRQGPQIGDPRSTVYQQELTTHLNWWKKIYHHHAKRNTDLLTFTPEYGPPGYMQTDPMTGQPVSDLWDICLWAKKHVYDYITGSN; the protein is encoded by the coding sequence ATGAACATGATTAGTATTAAATCACTATGGGGGATGGAAGGAACATTAGAAGAGAACTTTAAGCGAATTTATGAGAGCGGATACAGCGGTGTGGAATGCCCGTTGCCTCATAAGGAACACGAATCGTTATTTAAAGAGCTTTTACAGCAATATGGGTTTCACTATATCGCTCAAATTTTTGCGGATGACCTTCCTACCTTTGAAAATGAGATGTTCAAAGCGACGTCATATCATCCTTTATTGATTAACTCGCAAAGTGCAAAGGATGATATGAACGAATTAGAACAGATAGCCTTTTTTAAAGGTGCTCTACAGATCGAAACGGATATTGAAATCCCAGTCGCGCATGAAACACACCGCGGAAGAGCCATGTATAGTCCGTGGACGACCGAAAGACTTTTGAAGGAGTTCGATCATTTAAAAATTACGGCCGACTTTAGCCATTGGGTATGCGTGTGCGAATCATTATTAGAAAACCAGTCCGATCGTTTGGATTTGGCTATCAGTCGTACGATTCATATTCATACGAGAGTCGGTCACAGACAGGGTCCGCAAATTGGGGACCCACGATCTACTGTCTATCAACAGGAGCTAACAACTCATTTAAACTGGTGGAAAAAGATCTATCACCATCATGCGAAAAGAAACACGGATCTTCTTACATTTACGCCCGAATATGGGCCTCCTGGATATATGCAAACTGATCCTATGACGGGACAACCAGTAAGTGACTTATGGGATATTTGCTTGTGGGCTAAAAAACACGTGTACGATTACATAACGGGTTCTAACTAG
- a CDS encoding Asp23/Gls24 family envelope stress response protein, translated as MAVNETNTTTVNTQEAVHKNTLTFEDQVIKKIAGIAANENKGILSMSGGFMSGLTDRFRSTEDITKGINAEVGEKQVALDLKVIVEYGKNVPTIFSETVSRVKKAVFDITGLEVIEVNMHVEDIMTREEFEEKNKKEKEQESKRELV; from the coding sequence ATGGCAGTAAATGAAACAAATACAACAACAGTAAACACTCAGGAAGCTGTACACAAAAATACTCTAACATTTGAAGATCAAGTAATTAAAAAGATTGCGGGTATTGCAGCAAACGAAAATAAGGGAATTTTATCAATGAGCGGCGGATTTATGAGTGGATTAACAGATCGCTTTCGTAGTACAGAAGACATCACAAAAGGGATTAATGCTGAAGTTGGCGAAAAACAAGTCGCTCTTGATTTAAAAGTAATCGTAGAATATGGCAAAAACGTACCGACCATCTTTTCTGAAACGGTAAGCAGAGTAAAAAAAGCTGTTTTTGATATAACAGGACTAGAAGTCATTGAAGTCAACATGCATGTTGAAGACATTATGACGCGTGAAGAATTTGAAGAGAAAAACAAAAAAGAAAAAGAGCAAGAATCAAAGCGTGAACTAGTGTAA
- a CDS encoding DUF2273 domain-containing protein has product MSTPDKLIPYRGRIIGILIGFVLAVLLLTIGFGPTILIVAFMAIGFIIGKWRDGQLNIESWMRFFAKDR; this is encoded by the coding sequence ATGAGTACTCCAGATAAGCTTATTCCCTACCGCGGACGGATAATTGGTATTCTCATCGGATTTGTCCTTGCGGTACTACTATTAACAATTGGTTTTGGTCCAACTATTTTAATTGTTGCTTTTATGGCAATTGGTTTTATCATCGGAAAATGGCGAGATGGGCAATTAAATATCGAATCTTGGATGCGATTTTTTGCCAAAGATAGATAA
- the amaP gene encoding alkaline shock response membrane anchor protein AmaP: MNNFNRVLIVFIGIIGLLSSGMLALTVYDVPHLSKWVANWSEQEWFYYTILSISAFLAVIFLIFILTGLFSRPPGKQMAIVTGEGKITISKATIESAALRAIRHFEGIRSPEVQALIHPRKEQVDVRIDCSLFGRTGLPTLAKEMQEDVKQTVESLLELPVRSVRIHLMDVKTRKKERVL; the protein is encoded by the coding sequence TTGAATAATTTTAATCGTGTATTAATCGTCTTTATCGGGATTATTGGGTTATTATCTTCCGGTATGCTAGCACTAACGGTTTATGACGTTCCTCACCTTTCGAAGTGGGTAGCAAACTGGTCAGAGCAGGAATGGTTCTATTACACCATCTTGTCTATCAGTGCATTTTTAGCCGTTATCTTTCTCATTTTTATTTTGACAGGTTTGTTCAGTAGACCACCTGGCAAGCAAATGGCCATTGTGACGGGAGAAGGGAAAATTACGATCTCAAAAGCTACCATTGAGTCGGCAGCATTACGAGCAATTCGTCACTTTGAGGGAATTCGTTCGCCTGAAGTGCAAGCTCTTATCCATCCTCGTAAGGAGCAAGTAGATGTTCGCATTGATTGTTCTTTATTTGGTCGGACAGGATTACCTACATTAGCGAAAGAAATGCAAGAAGATGTCAAGCAAACAGTAGAATCACTGCTTGAACTGCCCGTTCGTTCTGTCCGCATCCACTTAATGGATGTTAAAACACGAAAGAAAGAACGTGTTTTGTAA
- a CDS encoding SDR family NAD(P)-dependent oxidoreductase has protein sequence MRLKNKTVLVTGGSRGLGKVICTSAASEGATIILNYAHNQKQASEVVSEIEDKGGKAYAVQGDITSEEGVRTVIREAKRLSGSVIDVLVNNATGPQPELSLEDATWEDYEDQLRFFVKAPLLLVKELLADMKMNRGGSIINIGSDVIQNGNPHFSNYVTAKSAMLGMTRSWAKELGSYGIRVNLLNPGFIPVERHDHISNEAIESYQASIPLQRMGTPNDLAQSVIFLASDESSFVTGQSLTVNGGYTFG, from the coding sequence ATGAGACTAAAAAACAAAACGGTTTTGGTTACGGGTGGATCAAGGGGATTAGGAAAAGTGATTTGTACATCAGCTGCTTCTGAGGGAGCAACGATTATCTTAAATTATGCACATAATCAAAAGCAAGCATCAGAAGTGGTAAGCGAGATTGAAGACAAAGGCGGAAAAGCATACGCAGTACAAGGAGATATTACATCAGAAGAGGGCGTGCGCACTGTAATTAGAGAAGCAAAGCGCTTGTCAGGTTCGGTAATTGATGTTCTCGTGAATAATGCCACGGGACCTCAGCCTGAGCTTTCATTAGAAGATGCAACATGGGAGGATTATGAAGATCAGCTCCGATTCTTTGTAAAAGCGCCTCTTTTGCTAGTGAAAGAGCTATTAGCTGATATGAAAATGAACCGAGGGGGAAGCATCATTAATATTGGGAGCGATGTCATTCAGAATGGAAATCCACACTTTTCAAATTATGTAACAGCAAAATCCGCGATGCTTGGAATGACGAGATCATGGGCGAAGGAACTTGGGTCATACGGAATTCGAGTAAACCTACTCAACCCAGGGTTTATTCCAGTTGAGCGTCATGATCACATTTCTAATGAGGCCATTGAAAGCTATCAAGCATCCATTCCGCTACAGCGTATGGGGACCCCTAACGATTTGGCTCAAAGCGTCATCTTTCTTGCTTCAGATGAATCATCGTTTGTGACAGGGCAATCGCTAACGGTAAACGGCGGTTATACGTTTGGATGA
- a CDS encoding NAD(P)H-dependent oxidoreductase produces the protein MKKTLVILAHPDLNTSRMNKAWKDRLLQENAITVHDLYTKYPDGKIDVAFEQRLLLEHERIVFQFPLYWYSSPSLLKEWQDAVLAYGWAYGSQGTKLHGKEFMLTISTGGPQAAYQAGGFNLFSMSELTKPFQAMANLTGMRFLPTFTTYGVRTLTDDEVNKSAEDLLQHIKNA, from the coding sequence ATGAAAAAAACATTGGTTATTCTTGCGCATCCTGATTTAAATACATCACGAATGAATAAGGCGTGGAAAGATCGCTTACTTCAAGAAAATGCAATTACTGTGCATGATCTGTATACAAAATACCCAGATGGGAAAATTGATGTGGCCTTTGAACAACGCCTGCTTCTGGAGCATGAACGAATCGTTTTTCAATTCCCTCTTTACTGGTACAGCAGTCCTTCTCTTTTAAAAGAATGGCAAGATGCTGTTCTTGCATACGGGTGGGCATATGGATCACAAGGTACAAAGCTTCATGGAAAAGAGTTTATGCTCACGATTTCAACAGGAGGTCCTCAAGCGGCCTACCAAGCTGGTGGATTTAATCTGTTTAGCATGAGCGAATTGACAAAACCATTTCAAGCAATGGCAAACTTAACGGGAATGCGCTTTTTACCTACGTTTACAACCTATGGTGTACGTACGTTAACAGATGATGAAGTAAACAAAAGCGCTGAGGATCTCTTACAGCATATTAAAAACGCCTAA
- a CDS encoding SDR family NAD(P)-dependent oxidoreductase: MSEKIILIVGTGPGISLNTARKFGKEGFKVALISRNPESLKKYEQELQQDGITAKGFSADVASPHSLEAAIQKVIHHYGKIDVLLYNAAAGQPGKPTTLTTTQLVEDFKISVAGALTSIQQSLPYMKQGAILLTGGGLALHPYADYSSLAIGKAGIRNLAYSLHQELNEQGIYVGTLTIKGFVEENTSFSAQNVANAFYDMYEKRTDVEVMFE; this comes from the coding sequence ATGTCTGAAAAAATCATTCTAATTGTGGGAACTGGACCAGGAATTAGCTTAAATACAGCAAGAAAATTTGGAAAAGAAGGATTTAAAGTTGCCCTTATTTCACGTAATCCTGAATCATTAAAAAAATATGAACAAGAGCTACAACAAGACGGCATCACAGCGAAAGGATTTTCTGCGGATGTTGCATCACCCCACTCTCTAGAAGCAGCCATTCAGAAAGTCATTCATCACTACGGAAAAATAGATGTTTTACTGTATAATGCCGCAGCCGGACAGCCTGGAAAACCAACGACTTTAACAACGACACAACTAGTGGAAGATTTTAAAATTAGCGTTGCGGGCGCTCTTACTAGCATTCAACAATCGCTTCCTTATATGAAACAAGGTGCAATTTTGTTAACGGGAGGCGGTTTAGCGCTTCATCCATATGCGGATTATTCCTCTTTAGCTATTGGCAAAGCAGGGATTCGTAATTTAGCGTACAGTCTTCACCAAGAGCTTAATGAACAAGGAATTTATGTGGGAACGTTAACGATTAAGGGGTTTGTGGAAGAAAACACCTCCTTCTCTGCACAAAATGTCGCCAACGCTTTTTATGACATGTATGAAAAACGAACAGACGTTGAAGTAATGTTTGAGTAA
- a CDS encoding MarR family winged helix-turn-helix transcriptional regulator, producing MNNEEEQILIHCLYFTASRFARNITKLAEQTFDFGDVAPSYLYMIMIVKFHPEITQKELCHKLSIAPSTSTRFIDKLEKLTLVTRKADGKQTRISLTDQGENLYNEFRVSLKDLFDSYSKVLGQEFSKDLSRTLHEASNKLEREL from the coding sequence ATGAATAACGAAGAAGAACAAATACTAATTCACTGTTTGTACTTTACAGCTAGTCGGTTCGCACGCAATATTACCAAATTAGCTGAGCAAACATTTGATTTTGGTGATGTGGCCCCGTCGTATCTGTACATGATTATGATCGTAAAATTTCATCCAGAGATTACACAAAAGGAATTATGTCACAAGCTATCTATTGCTCCTTCTACGAGCACAAGATTTATTGACAAACTTGAAAAGCTTACATTAGTTACCCGAAAAGCAGACGGGAAACAAACGCGAATTTCGCTAACCGATCAAGGTGAAAATCTCTACAATGAATTTCGTGTATCGCTAAAGGATCTGTTTGACAGCTATTCAAAAGTTTTAGGACAGGAATTTAGCAAAGATTTAAGCAGAACACTGCACGAAGCGAGCAATAAATTAGAGCGTGAACTATAA
- the htpG gene encoding molecular chaperone HtpG, with the protein MTKHEFKAESKRLLDMMIHSIYSQKEIFLRELISNSSDAIDKIYYKALTDDSLQFDKENYYIKVTANKDTRTLTISDTGIGMTEEELENNLGVIAKSGSLAFKTENESKDGHDIIGQFGVGFYSSFMVADVVTVITKPFGSEVAFKWESEGADGYTIETTEKEAIGTEITLKIKENTEEENYDEYLDEYQLQSIIKKYSDFIRYPIKMDVTESRLKEGSEDEFEQVQEEKTINSMVPIWRKNKSELTDQDYNQFYQEKRYGFDQPLKHLHISVDGAIRYNAILFIPERTPFDYYTKEYEKGLELYSNGVLIMNKCGDLLPDYYGFVKGLVDSEDLSLNISREILQHDRQLKLIAKNIKNKITSQLKTMLKNEREKYEQFFEAFGKQLKYGVYSDFGANKNDLQDLLLFHSSKEQKLVTLDEYVSRMPEDQKYIYYASGESYDRIAKMPQTELVQDKGYEILYFIDEIDEFAIKMLMNYKEKEFKSVASGDLGIEDENNKEAEETTAEHKELFEHMKQVLSGKVKDVKVSTRLKTHPVCLSAQGDVTIEMEKILKAMPDNQNIQADKVLEINPNHDVFKALTKAFEQDKEKADLYTNLLYSQALLIEGLPLEDPVAFTNDMCKVMA; encoded by the coding sequence ATGACCAAGCATGAATTTAAGGCAGAGTCCAAACGTTTATTAGACATGATGATTCACTCTATTTATTCACAAAAGGAGATCTTTCTACGCGAATTAATCTCAAACTCTAGTGATGCGATTGATAAAATCTATTACAAAGCATTAACAGATGATTCACTTCAATTTGATAAAGAAAATTATTATATTAAAGTAACCGCTAACAAAGATACAAGAACGCTTACGATTTCTGACACGGGAATTGGGATGACAGAGGAAGAGCTAGAGAATAATTTAGGGGTTATTGCGAAAAGTGGTTCTCTTGCATTTAAAACGGAGAACGAATCCAAAGACGGCCACGACATTATTGGTCAGTTCGGAGTAGGCTTCTATTCATCCTTCATGGTGGCAGACGTTGTGACGGTCATCACAAAGCCATTTGGCAGTGAGGTCGCTTTTAAGTGGGAATCTGAAGGAGCCGATGGCTATACAATTGAAACAACAGAAAAAGAAGCGATTGGAACAGAGATTACGTTAAAGATTAAGGAAAATACGGAAGAAGAAAACTATGATGAGTACTTAGACGAATATCAGCTGCAGTCGATCATTAAAAAGTATTCAGACTTTATTCGCTATCCAATTAAAATGGACGTGACAGAAAGTCGTCTAAAAGAAGGCAGTGAAGATGAGTTTGAACAAGTGCAAGAGGAAAAAACGATTAACAGCATGGTGCCGATTTGGCGTAAAAATAAAAGCGAGCTGACCGATCAAGATTACAATCAGTTTTACCAGGAAAAGCGCTATGGATTTGATCAGCCGTTAAAACATCTTCACATTAGCGTAGATGGTGCCATTCGCTACAACGCAATTTTGTTCATTCCAGAGCGTACGCCTTTTGATTACTACACAAAAGAATACGAGAAGGGCTTAGAGCTGTACTCAAATGGTGTGCTAATTATGAATAAGTGCGGCGACTTGCTTCCTGACTATTACGGATTTGTGAAAGGCCTTGTGGACTCTGAGGATCTATCGTTAAATATTTCACGTGAAATTCTTCAGCATGATCGTCAACTAAAGCTGATCGCAAAAAACATTAAAAACAAAATTACAAGTCAGCTAAAAACGATGCTGAAAAACGAGCGCGAGAAATACGAACAGTTTTTTGAGGCGTTTGGCAAACAGTTAAAATACGGCGTCTACAGTGACTTTGGTGCAAACAAAAATGATCTTCAAGATTTATTGTTATTCCACTCTTCTAAGGAGCAAAAGCTAGTAACGCTAGACGAGTACGTATCACGCATGCCTGAAGATCAAAAATACATTTACTATGCGTCAGGCGAATCCTATGATCGTATCGCTAAAATGCCACAAACAGAGCTCGTACAAGACAAAGGCTACGAGATTTTATACTTCATTGATGAAATCGATGAATTTGCGATCAAAATGCTCATGAACTACAAAGAAAAAGAATTCAAGTCTGTTGCAAGCGGAGACCTTGGAATAGAAGATGAAAACAACAAAGAAGCTGAAGAAACAACGGCCGAACATAAAGAATTGTTCGAGCATATGAAACAAGTTCTATCCGGTAAAGTAAAGGACGTTAAAGTATCCACGCGTCTTAAAACACATCCTGTTTGTTTATCAGCGCAAGGGGACGTAACCATTGAGATGGAAAAAATCCTAAAAGCGATGCCTGATAATCAAAACATCCAGGCTGATAAAGTGTTAGAAATTAATCCAAATCATGACGTGTTCAAAGCTCTTACAAAAGCTTTTGAACAAGATAAAGAAAAAGCAGATTTATATACAAACTTATTGTATAGCCAAGCGCTTCTAATTGAAGGGCTTCCACTTGAAGATCCGGTTGCTTTCACAAATGATATGTGTAAGGTGATGGCATAA
- a CDS encoding AraC family transcriptional regulator, with translation MLKELNQIMDYIEEHLTDDLSLGSISGYAGTSDYHLRTVFFHLSGMTLKEYVKNRKLSEANKDLLNGEKVTDIAFKYGYQSVDGFTRAFKKWCGFLPSDAIKKRTSKSFPKLSFIITVKGGTSMEFRIEDKPVFHLAGVSKRVPMQFQGVNNEIVKLAQSITEEQRKEMHALQNITPYEIVNASYNADTNFLKEEGDLTHLIGVLTTQTQISDALDKVRVEACTWAVFPNEGPFPSTLQETMAKTYSEWLTTSDYEIIQAPSFSFTKMNERVKDYAYSEIWIPVRKK, from the coding sequence TTGTTAAAGGAATTAAATCAAATTATGGACTATATCGAAGAGCATTTAACCGACGACTTGTCTCTCGGAAGCATTTCTGGTTATGCTGGGACTTCTGATTATCACTTAAGAACGGTGTTTTTTCATCTTTCCGGGATGACGTTAAAAGAGTATGTGAAAAACAGAAAACTATCTGAAGCAAATAAAGATTTATTGAATGGAGAAAAGGTAACAGACATTGCTTTTAAATATGGTTATCAGTCAGTCGATGGTTTTACTCGGGCATTTAAAAAATGGTGCGGTTTTTTACCTTCCGACGCAATAAAAAAAAGAACAAGCAAATCATTTCCCAAACTTTCATTTATCATTACGGTAAAAGGAGGAACTTCAATGGAATTTAGAATTGAAGACAAACCAGTTTTTCATTTAGCTGGTGTAAGCAAACGTGTTCCCATGCAATTTCAAGGTGTCAATAACGAGATTGTGAAGCTTGCTCAAAGTATAACGGAAGAGCAAAGAAAAGAAATGCATGCCCTCCAAAATATAACCCCTTATGAGATTGTGAATGCTTCTTATAATGCTGACACAAATTTCCTAAAAGAGGAAGGGGATTTGACTCACTTGATAGGTGTTTTAACGACACAAACTCAAATAAGTGATGCATTAGATAAAGTACGCGTTGAAGCATGCACTTGGGCAGTATTCCCAAACGAAGGGCCGTTTCCTTCTACGTTACAAGAAACAATGGCAAAAACATATTCAGAATGGCTTACTACGTCTGATTATGAAATTATTCAAGCTCCTAGCTTTTCTTTTACCAAAATGAACGAGCGTGTTAAAGACTACGCCTATAGTGAGATTTGGATTCCTGTTCGAAAAAAATAA